The DNA region TGCAAAGTTATCTGCTGTCCAGTTGACATTGAAAAAGCTGCTAATGAGCGGCTGAATCAAGGGCGATTCAGTAATCGTCTTCCCCAAATCGGAGTTGACAAATAATTGCCGAAATCGCCGGATATACCAACTGAGAGATTCTGGCAAACCCAACATTCGTAACGTTAAAGAGTCACCCGTGCCATCGTAGACGATCGCATCATATTTGCCACTGGCATCATATTCGCGGATAGCATTCAGGGCGAGGGCATTGTCCATTCCCGGCAATGCTACCAGTTCTTGACCAAAAACATCTTTGAATATGGGCGTGCGAAGATATTGCGCCTCAAGTTTCTTCACTTCGTCCCAGTTGCGTTCTAGTAGTACAGATGCTTGAAACTGGACTACTTGCAAATTGGGAGCGATTTCTTGGGGATCAGCAGCAATGGGAGTGCCTAGTAGAATTGATAAGGTTGGTTCTGCTTGTCCTGCTAGAAGTACGCGCTTGCCTTGACTTGCCAATAATTTGGCGGCGGCGATCGCAATTTTGGTACGAGCGGTGCCGCCTTTGCCCAAAAATGTCAATATTAGAGCCATTACTTGATTCCTATTTTCACCGCCGGTCTTTTCAACTCCAACTTAGCACTCAACAAAGAATCTCAGCCTGTGCTTTAAACTTCAGAAGCCAAGAAAAACCCGCTTCTGAGTTCTTTACAGTTACACAGGTTTGATTTCATCTTCAAAAAACCAAGTGGAAGTATTGTCGTCAAACAGCACCACTACACCGATTCCACGACCATCGGTGACTTTATAGCCTTGGATGATACCCACTTGCCCTAGTTTTTTTACCACAGGGGCAGAAACGCGATCGCGCAAGCGAAAGACTTTAACCTTTTGTCCGATTTCCATGCCTGATTACAATTTCAGATAAACCAAATCTCAGTGTAGCGGAATCCGTGACTCTGCTCTCACAAATTCAGTGGAGATGGGGAAGAAAATTCCAAACTTCTAATTTCTAACTCCTGATCTAACAGCTTAAAATTAAATCAACAATCAAACAGGTACAACGATGATGTTTATCACAGCGCAACAGCTAGAACAGCAGATGCCCGATGCAACTCGGTTGTTAAGTGATGAGCCAGAGATGGAAACTTCGTTGCATTGGACAAGAATAGCTGCTTTGGCAACGCTTGGCGGAAGATTTGCGATCATTAGAAGTTAATCCAGATAGCTTGAGTTAAACAACAAAGGTAGTAGTCATGTATCAAACAGATCCACCCCGTCCGCCACAAGAAACCATGCCTACGATGTATGATTTACCCAGTGAATTAGTAGGGGAATCAGGTTTGCCAGATGAATTTCACCGCATTCAGGCGGATTTGCTCAGTGAAACTTGTCAGCCTCTGACTTATCCATCTGAGGAAATTTTACTTGCTAGTGACTTGAATCTTTACTACGACCCCCGCCATACTTTATGGTACAAGCGTCCTGATTGGTACATGGTTTTAGGACTACCTAGTGCTAGCCAACAGCAAGACCTACGCTTAAGTTATGTTATTTGGCAAGAGGGAGTTGTTCCATTTTTAATAGTTGAATTACTTTCACCAGGTACAGAACAAGAAGACTTAGGAAAAACACTGCGAGAGGTCAACCGACCTCCAACAAAATGGGAAGTATATGAACGCATTTTGCGGGTTCCCTACTATGTTGTCTACGATCGCTATGAAAATCGTTTGCGTGCCTTTCAACTCATAGGCACTCGCTACGAGGCAATATCTTTACCAGAGAACCGCTTGTGGCTGGAAGAGTTAGAACTAGGATTGGGTCTTTGGCAAGGTTCTTATCAACAAACAACAGGTTTGTGGTTGCGTTGGTATAATGCAGCAGGTTGGGTACCAACGCGAGGAGAAAAAGCTGAACAAGAACGTCAACGAGCAGAACGATTGGCAGAGTATTTGCGATCGCAGGGAGTTGATCCAGATAATTTGAGTTAGCTAGATAGAGTAGCGCTTAGATCATCACCTGAGCAGACATTCTCAAAAGCATTATCTTTGACTTTTAAACAATTGTATGAGTTATGCAGCCTAATGATTTGTGACAGATAGTTCTAGGAACCAATTAATTTATCAATTGGTCTTACTGGGATAGATGTGGTTAAGAGTATAAAAATGGTCAATAGTAACTTGTGTGTTTAACAATGCTTTTTAAAATAAAGTTTTTATTGTTAAAGTAATACGGTAAAGTAGCCACCAATAGTATAAAATTTGCGAATAATTTAGCTGTGATGTATAGCGGTGTATAAGGATGAAGCTTTCGGTTAAAAGTAATTCAACTTGGTTGCAAATGTGGCGTTACTGGGAATTGCTGCACGTCTTGGTAGCGCGAAATCTTAAAGTGCGTTACCGGGGTTCATTCCTGGGGGTTTATTGGTCGCTCTTGAACCCGTTGATTATGACGGGGTTGTACACTGCAATTTTTGGAGCAACGTTTGCGTCGTATTACAATAACTCAATCCCAAACTATGTATTAGCAGCGTTTACAGGGCTGGTGGTAATCAACTTCTTTTCATCTTCTACCTCTCAGGCATTGAGTAGTGTTGTGGGCAACGGCTCACTTTTGAATAAAATTCGCCTGCCAGTCAGTATTTTTCCCATCTCAATGATTGCAGCAAATGTATTTCAGTTTGCCGTCGGAGTGTTGCCCTTGTTAGGAATTATAACTTTTGTTAAATCTAAGAGCTTAGTAAATGTGCTAGCATTGCTGTTTCCATTTCTAGCGCTGGTTTTAGTCTGTACAGGAGTTGGTTTTTTGGTAAGCGCTTTATATGTATTTTTTAGAGATTTACCTTATTTTTATGAGTTAGTTATATTTGTAATTTGGATCAGTAGTCCTGTATTTTATCCGCCAGCCATTGTTCCAAAAACAGTAAGAGCGTTTTTAGGGTTAAATCCTTTATCACCAATTATTGAAAGTATCCGTCAAATTACACTATCGGGAGCGCTACCGGATTTAAGTTTAATTTGGGGAGCCTTACTCAGTGGCATAATTATTTTGTCACTGGGATGGGTTTGTTTTCACTTGTGGCGACATCAATTTATGGATTTGCTGTAAATGGAAGTAATTCGCCTAGATCAAGTTTCGCTGTGGCGACGGACACAAGAAGAGTTTTCTTATGACCTAAAGAAAACACTGCTGTCTGTTATGGAGGGTAAATATCACCAGCCTGCGAAGAAACTGGTGCTAAATAAGATTGATTTAGTTGTTGAAAGAGGGGAAAAAATAGGAATTATAGGGGCAAATGGCTCGGGTAAATCAACACTATTAAAGATAATTTCTGGGATTTTGCAACCTACCAGTGGTTTAGTGCGAGTGCGTGGACAAATTGCTCCATTGATTGAACTAGGAGCGGGGTTTGATGCAGAAATTTCTGTAATGGATAATATTTTGCTGTATGGTGTATTACTGGGATATTCTCGAGCAGAAATGCGGGAAAGAACGCTTTCAATATTAGAGTTCGCAGAGTTAGAAGATTATGCATTAATACCAGTGAAGGGACTATCTTCTGGTATGGTAGCCCGATTAGGGTTTGCGATCGCCACTGATATACAGCCGGACATTTTGATATTGGATGAAGTATTGTCGGTAGGAGATGAAAGTTTCAAAAACAAGTGTAAGCGAAGGATTGAGCAATTTTGGAATCGTAACGCTACTGTATTAGTAGTTTCTCATGATTTAAAGTTTATAAGACAGTCTTGTGTTCGAGGAATTTGGTTAGATCAAGGAAAAGTACGTTTTAGGGGAAATGCGGATGAAACTGCCGACTACTATTTAAATTCAATAAGTCAAATTTAATGAATATAAATAACCTGATATTAATTATTTACTTATCATTATAAATTCTGTCTTAAGTAAAATTATTTGATGAACTGGGTGAATAGGGCAACTATATGATTAGATAAACTTAGGCAGATATTTGCTTAGGGTTTTTATAAAATTTGCTAAGAATAAAATTATATTCTTTTCGGAAGAATGATAAATTTCAGGAGAATCAGATGGATTACGAAAAAATACTAGAGCGTATTTATAATGTTTATCAAGAATCTGTTATGTTTTATCATCCTGTTGAAAAGGAACAAGATGAACAAAATAAAGCAATAAATATACCTAATAAATTAATACATAATAGTTACGTTACAGAAATTGATGGTAACTATTTACTATTTTTTAATGAGATATATACGAATACTATTCGTAAATGGTTAAAAAATATTTTAAAGAAAATAGCATGGCCTATTTTTAAAAGACAAATTTATTATAATTCTGCTGTTAGACAAATTTTATACAATTTAATACAAAAAAGTGATGAATATTCTACAAGAGATAGAGAGGTAAACGAAAGGTTGTCTCAACTTGAGCAAAAAGTAGAACAGTATTCTAAACTTGAGCAGAAAGTAGAGCAGTATTCTCAACTTGAGCAGAAAGTAGAACAGCTTTCTCAACTTGAGCAGAAAGTAGAACAACTCTCTGCTGAACTACAAGTTAATAATAATGTAGCTAGTCAATTCGCTTCTGCTGAGGAAGCAAAAATTAAGAGTGGATTATGGTTTAATGATCCAATCTGGGTAGGCCATCGTGATAATGGTGAAGCTTACTGGGTTGAGACTACTGAAAGAATTTTAGAAAAGACTTTTGTCTTGCATTCTCTAGCCTATTTATATCAATCTAGGCATATAGAAATTTTAGATGTAGGCGCTGCCGAAAGTCTACTGTCGTATGAGTTAGCTAGTTTTAATTATTCAGTTACAGCAATAGATATTCGTCCCATAGTGTTATTTCATCCCAATTTGAAGTTTGTTCAAACTGATATCTGTAAACCTGTATTACCGCCAGCTAGTTTTGATTGCGTTATCGCTTTATCTACTCTAGAACATATTGGTTTGGGATGGTATGGAGATGAAACAGGAGAGAGTTATGATGTGAAAGCTGTCCAACAGATTAGTTTGCTTTTAAAGCCACAAGGTAGTTTCATACTAACAGTTCCTTATGGGAAAAAAGCTTTAACACCAGTACATAGAATATATAACCAAGAATCTCTCCAAAAACTGATTCAAGATTTCAAGATAATTCAAATATCCTATGGAGTACGTAAGGATGAGTTCACTTGGACTATCACTGAAAACGAATTAGAAGCATCTGAAAAAGAACATAATCAAAATAATTACCTTCCTGGTGCGGTAGCTATGTTGGTATGTAAAAAAAATCTGGTGTAAATAATCAAATCAGAAGTAACGTAACATGAAAATAGCTATTGATATTCAAGCTCTTCAAACAAATAATTCTAGAAATAGAGGTATTGGACGTTATACACAATCTGTAATAGAAGCTATATTTAGACAGCAGAATACTCTCAGTTACCAGTTATATACTAACAGTACTCTACCAGCACCAGAGCTGGATAAGAATTACTTTCAATATAATTCTGTAGATTACCCTTACATTGGTAGTTGCGACATCAATGATCTATTGTTAAAAACTGTTTTAATGGCAGCAGATGTTGACATAATATTTATACCTAGCCCGATGGAGGGTTTTGACTCCACAATACCTGACTATAGCGATTTTACTAAAAAAGTTTTTGTTATCTGCTATGATTTAATTCCCCTTATTTTTTCCGATAAATACTTAAATGATCCGAATTTACGCTCATTTTACATGAAGCGCTTAAGAAATATACAAAATGCTGATTTTATATTCGCAATCTCGGAAGCTACTCGCCAAGATGTAATTAAATACCTAGACATATCTCCTGAGAGGATTTTAAACGTTTCAGGTGGTGTTTCTAGTTTTTTTACTCCAATTCAAGCTCATGAACATCAAGCTTGGTTTGAAACTTTCGCAAAGAAATTTGGTATTTACAAGAAATTTATTCTTTATACTGGAGGTGAAGATTGGCGAAAGAACATTGAAGGGCTAGTTACTGCTTTTTCTACCTTACCTAAAGATTTGCAAGAATGTTATCAGTTAGTAGTTGCTTGCAAAGTTTCTGAGCATTTTAGTAAAGAAATAAATAGTTTAGCTTCAAAATTAGAAATTAATAAATCTATAATATTAACAAATTATGTTACAGATGAAGAATTAAGAGCTTTATACTCAACCTGCTCTCTATTCGTTTTTCCTTCTTTTTATGAAGGCTTTGGTTTACCGCTACTTGAGGCTATTTCATGTGGAGCACCAGCTATTGCAAGTAATAGCTCATCTTTGCCAGAAATTTTAGGTTCTGATGAATTACTGTTTGATCCATACTCACCTTCTGATATGGCTAGGATCATGCAAAAAGTTCTATCTGATGAGAACCTAAGAAAAAAAATTTCTGATAATGCACTTTTACAATCAGCAAAATTTTCTTGGAAATATGTTGCTAAAAATATCCTCGATGTGTTTCAAGAGCATCAGGTATTAAAGAAAGTATCCATCTCAGCTAATCAAAAGCCACAAATAGCTTTTTTTAGCCCATTTCTACCAGCTAAATCTGGTATAGCAGACTATACTCAGGATTTGTTACCATCCTTGGTGCAACATATTAGCCTTGATTTATACCATGATGATAGTTATTTGCCCGATATTAACATCAGTAATAACTTATTTTCTCATAGTAAATTTGAAGAAAGATTAAAATTTCAACTATATGAAGCTATTATTTACCAGATAGGGAATAGTAGTTACCATTCTTATATATACTCCCACTTAATGAGATATTCGGGAATATCTGTGTTGCATGACTATTATCTAGGAGGGTTAATTAATGATATGGAAGCTCGTTGTCCAGAGCTTGGTGTAAAATTTGATAAAGAGCTAGAACACTGTTACGGAAAAGATAGAGCAGTAGAAATTTTAACCCTTTTAAAAACAAAAAATTTAGATGTTAATAAGAATTTATCTGAAGTAGGTATTTATGTAAATAGAAGAATTTTTACACGTTCTCTAGGAGTTATATTACACAGCAAATGGGCTTATAACCATGCTATTAAAGAATTTGTTAATGATAATTGCCATATTGTTCATATACCTCAGATAGTACCAAAGTATATTGTTAAAGATAAATCAGCAAGAGATCAGCGCAAAGAGTTGGGTCTTCCAGACGATAAACTTATAATATCAACCTTTGGATTTATTAATAATACTAAACGTCCGCTACAAATTCTTTATGCATTTAATAAGTATCTTGTAACTCAACCTAATGCTTACTTAATATTTGTTGGTGGTACTGATTACCTTGGTACAATTAATATAGAAGATGAAATTAGAAAGCTAAGTTTACAAAATAAAGTAAAAGTTACTGGCTATGTCAATATGTCAGATTTTTACCATTATATAGAAGCATCAGATATATGCCTCAACTTAAGATTTCCTTTCAACGGAGAAAGCTCTGCATCACTTCTGCGAATTTTGTCTGTTGGTAAGCCTATTATTGTCACAGATATCGGTTCATTCTCTGATTTTCCCAATGATGTAGTCTTAAAAATACCCCAGCCTAGGCACAGTGATGAAGTAGAAGAGATATTCAAATCTCTGGTTTTACTAACTCAAAACCCAGACTACAGACAATCCTTGAGCGAAAATGCATATAAGTATATTTCTAAGGAACATTCCCAAGAAAGATGTGCTAATTTATATGCTAAATTTATCCAGGAAATACTTTCTTCAACTGAAGCAAAAAGTAAAAAACTTGCTGACTATGTGGGACGTGAATTAGCTAAAGTTGCACCCAATATATCCAAAAAAGTGCTTACTAATTTTGCTATAGCAGTAGAGAATTCCTATAAGGAAAAACAGCAAGTAGTTAAAAATATTAATTTTAATGATTCTGTAATATCAATACAAGAAAATAGATAAAAGTAATTTAGATATAGTTATAGTGATCACAGATATTTCTACTAATTTTGGCATAGAAGTATTAGCAAAAAAAGAAGTTATGCTACGAGAAATTTTAAATAAAGAAAAAATAAAACTGGAATTTATTATAGACATATTATCTATACTTGAATTTCGCGTTTTATCCTTGGGAATATCTATGATTTTAATTGGTATTAAACCAAGTATTATGGCTTCCATAAGGTTAAAAAAATAATATAGTAGTCTTTACAGAGATAAAATTAAAAAAAGGGAGTATGACAACAAAAAAAGCGTTGATCACAGGTTTAACCGGACAAGACGGCTCTTACCTTGCTGAACTATTGCTAGATAAAGGTTATGAAGTATTCGGTTTAGTCCGCCGTTCAAGTTCTAGCAATCTTGACCGCATCAATCATTTTTCTAATAATATTCAAATTTTATCTGGTGACCTTCTAGATCAATCTTCCTTAATGGATGTGATTGCTGAAGCTCAACCTGACGAAATTTATAATCTTGCCTCACAAAGCTATGTCCCCATTTCTTGGACACAGCCTGCTCTAACGGCTGAATACACAGCACTTGGTGTCTCTCGCTTACTAGAATCTATCCGTCGCTGCAAACCAAATGCTAGGTTCTATCAAGCCTCCAGTAGTGAAGTTTTTGGTCAACCTGACGAATCACCCCAAACCGAACGTACTGCTTTCCGTCCCCGTAACCCTTATGGTGTAGCGAAAGCTTATGCTCATTGGATGACTATCAACTATCGGCAAAAATATAATCTTTATACTTGTTGCGGTATCACTTATACCCACGAATCACCTCGACGCGGTACAGAATTTGTATTTCGTAAAATCACACATACTGTGGCTCAAATCAAACTTGGTTTGGCAAATGAATTAAAATTAGGAAACCTAGAAGCTCGCCGTGACTGGTGCTACGCCAAAGATGCTGTTTACGCCATGTGGCTGATGTTACAGCAAGAGCAACCCAATGACTACATCATCGCCAGTGGTGAAACTTACTCTGTTAAAGAACTTGTTGAGTGTGCCTTTAACTGTGTTGGGCTTAATTGGGAGGATTATGTCTCAGTAGACCCCGCTTTTTATCGCCCTGATGAACCTGTGCAGTTAGTTGGCTGCATTGATAAAATTAAGACTGAGATAGGTTGGCAGCCTGAATACTCCTTTAATCATTTAGTTGAGTTAATGGTTGATTATGATCTTAAGAAATTGAGTAGTTAGCTCGTTTAAGCTCTTACTCATAAGTAGCCAGTAATTAGACAAGGAAAAAGCAAAATATCTTACCTAAGAATGTGATAATCGAGTTTCTTTATTATAGAATTTCTTAGGTATAGATATACTGCCACGAACTATCAGAATCTTACAATAAAAATGATTATTATTAGGTTTTAAAATGAAGATATTTATAGATTGCACTCATACTGCAAAACATACATATAAAAATACTGGCATTCATCGAGTAGTTCGTGAATTAACATCTGAATTATTAAAAATAAGTTTAAATCGTACAGATATAGAAATAGTAGCAGTTATGTTTAATGGTATTTCCATACAGAGAGTGACTAGTCTTGAACAGCAGGAACACAGTGTTTTCGTTATAATTAATAAATATCTTGAGTTAGTAAAAATAAATATAAAAATTGAAGTTATACTTTCTAAAATCAAAAATAAATTTATAAATTTGTTATCAGATATATCAACTTTAATTTATTGGTTTGATTCAAACGCAGTCAATAAAGAAAATATTGTGCTGGAATTTGAAGGTTCTACAATCCAACCAGGAGATATTTATGTTATAGCTGATGCTAATTGGGATCTACCTAAAACTTACTACCGATTTTTAGAGGCTTTAAAAAAGCATAAAGTTACTATTGTAGCTATATGTTATGACCTTATTCCAATAAAGTTTCCACACTTCTCTTCCAAAAAGTTTACTGAAGCTTTTACAAAATTTTATAGTGAGTATTCTACTTTATTTGATAATGTGTTGTGTATATCTAAAAATAGTGTAGAAGATTATAATAATGCCAAAAAAGAAGGGATATTAGCTAATGATAGTACTCAGGTTGTCCAAAGTTTTCGCTTAGGATGTAACTACTTAAAACATAATTATGATTTAGAATTAGAAAATACTAATCTTGAGATCAAAAATAAATTAATAAATAAAAAATATATTTTGGTAGTTGGTAGCCTAGTGCCCCATAAAAATATTAAAGCTATTATTTCAGCGTTTGATTTACTGATAAATTCAAATTTTGAAGACACGTATTTAATCTTTGCAGGTAATAAGGGGTGGCACTTAGAAACTGATAATTTAATAGAATCTAACAAAGCTTATGGTACACTTATACACATATTAGGTTCAGTTACCGATGTTCAGCTAGATATTCTTTATAAAAATTGTTACTGTTTAGTTCAAGCTTCCTTTTATGAAGGATTTGGCTTACCTGTTGTAGAAGCACTACAACACTGTAAACCTGTAATTGCTAGCATTGGTGGATCTTTACCTGAAGTTGGGGGTGATTTTTGCATATATTTTGATCCTACTCAACCAACAGAACTCTACGAAGCTTTAA from Nostoc commune NIES-4072 includes:
- a CDS encoding ABC transporter ATP-binding protein, with translation MEVIRLDQVSLWRRTQEEFSYDLKKTLLSVMEGKYHQPAKKLVLNKIDLVVERGEKIGIIGANGSGKSTLLKIISGILQPTSGLVRVRGQIAPLIELGAGFDAEISVMDNILLYGVLLGYSRAEMRERTLSILEFAELEDYALIPVKGLSSGMVARLGFAIATDIQPDILILDEVLSVGDESFKNKCKRRIEQFWNRNATVLVVSHDLKFIRQSCVRGIWLDQGKVRFRGNADETADYYLNSISQI
- a CDS encoding GDP-mannose 4,6-dehydratase translates to MTTKKALITGLTGQDGSYLAELLLDKGYEVFGLVRRSSSSNLDRINHFSNNIQILSGDLLDQSSLMDVIAEAQPDEIYNLASQSYVPISWTQPALTAEYTALGVSRLLESIRRCKPNARFYQASSSEVFGQPDESPQTERTAFRPRNPYGVAKAYAHWMTINYRQKYNLYTCCGITYTHESPRRGTEFVFRKITHTVAQIKLGLANELKLGNLEARRDWCYAKDAVYAMWLMLQQEQPNDYIIASGETYSVKELVECAFNCVGLNWEDYVSVDPAFYRPDEPVQLVGCIDKIKTEIGWQPEYSFNHLVELMVDYDLKKLSS
- the petP gene encoding cytochrome b6f subunit PetP; this encodes MEIGQKVKVFRLRDRVSAPVVKKLGQVGIIQGYKVTDGRGIGVVVLFDDNTSTWFFEDEIKPV
- a CDS encoding glycosyltransferase family 4 protein, producing the protein MKIFIDCTHTAKHTYKNTGIHRVVRELTSELLKISLNRTDIEIVAVMFNGISIQRVTSLEQQEHSVFVIINKYLELVKINIKIEVILSKIKNKFINLLSDISTLIYWFDSNAVNKENIVLEFEGSTIQPGDIYVIADANWDLPKTYYRFLEALKKHKVTIVAICYDLIPIKFPHFSSKKFTEAFTKFYSEYSTLFDNVLCISKNSVEDYNNAKKEGILANDSTQVVQSFRLGCNYLKHNYDLELENTNLEIKNKLINKKYILVVGSLVPHKNIKAIISAFDLLINSNFEDTYLIFAGNKGWHLETDNLIESNKAYGTLIHILGSVTDVQLDILYKNCYCLVQASFYEGFGLPVVEALQHCKPVIASIGGSLPEVGGDFCIYFDPTQPTELYEALKKLLDSDSYYNHLVERIKNEYRPFSWQESAEQFLYCLYN
- a CDS encoding glycosyltransferase; its protein translation is MKIAIDIQALQTNNSRNRGIGRYTQSVIEAIFRQQNTLSYQLYTNSTLPAPELDKNYFQYNSVDYPYIGSCDINDLLLKTVLMAADVDIIFIPSPMEGFDSTIPDYSDFTKKVFVICYDLIPLIFSDKYLNDPNLRSFYMKRLRNIQNADFIFAISEATRQDVIKYLDISPERILNVSGGVSSFFTPIQAHEHQAWFETFAKKFGIYKKFILYTGGEDWRKNIEGLVTAFSTLPKDLQECYQLVVACKVSEHFSKEINSLASKLEINKSIILTNYVTDEELRALYSTCSLFVFPSFYEGFGLPLLEAISCGAPAIASNSSSLPEILGSDELLFDPYSPSDMARIMQKVLSDENLRKKISDNALLQSAKFSWKYVAKNILDVFQEHQVLKKVSISANQKPQIAFFSPFLPAKSGIADYTQDLLPSLVQHISLDLYHDDSYLPDINISNNLFSHSKFEERLKFQLYEAIIYQIGNSSYHSYIYSHLMRYSGISVLHDYYLGGLINDMEARCPELGVKFDKELEHCYGKDRAVEILTLLKTKNLDVNKNLSEVGIYVNRRIFTRSLGVILHSKWAYNHAIKEFVNDNCHIVHIPQIVPKYIVKDKSARDQRKELGLPDDKLIISTFGFINNTKRPLQILYAFNKYLVTQPNAYLIFVGGTDYLGTINIEDEIRKLSLQNKVKVTGYVNMSDFYHYIEASDICLNLRFPFNGESSASLLRILSVGKPIIVTDIGSFSDFPNDVVLKIPQPRHSDEVEEIFKSLVLLTQNPDYRQSLSENAYKYISKEHSQERCANLYAKFIQEILSSTEAKSKKLADYVGRELAKVAPNISKKVLTNFAIAVENSYKEKQQVVKNINFNDSVISIQENR
- a CDS encoding class I SAM-dependent methyltransferase — protein: MDYEKILERIYNVYQESVMFYHPVEKEQDEQNKAINIPNKLIHNSYVTEIDGNYLLFFNEIYTNTIRKWLKNILKKIAWPIFKRQIYYNSAVRQILYNLIQKSDEYSTRDREVNERLSQLEQKVEQYSKLEQKVEQYSQLEQKVEQLSQLEQKVEQLSAELQVNNNVASQFASAEEAKIKSGLWFNDPIWVGHRDNGEAYWVETTERILEKTFVLHSLAYLYQSRHIEILDVGAAESLLSYELASFNYSVTAIDIRPIVLFHPNLKFVQTDICKPVLPPASFDCVIALSTLEHIGLGWYGDETGESYDVKAVQQISLLLKPQGSFILTVPYGKKALTPVHRIYNQESLQKLIQDFKIIQISYGVRKDEFTWTITENELEASEKEHNQNNYLPGAVAMLVCKKNLV
- a CDS encoding Get3/ArsA fold putative tail anchor-mediating ATPase NosAFP, whose protein sequence is MALILTFLGKGGTARTKIAIAAAKLLASQGKRVLLAGQAEPTLSILLGTPIAADPQEIAPNLQVVQFQASVLLERNWDEVKKLEAQYLRTPIFKDVFGQELVALPGMDNALALNAIREYDASGKYDAIVYDGTGDSLTLRMLGLPESLSWYIRRFRQLFVNSDLGKTITESPLIQPLISSFFNVNWTADNFAGPTNQVNNFLEKGRAALADPKRLAAFLVTTGDPIEVANARYLWGSAQQIGLTVGGVLLVSTETTTNLSEEFIPLPVSVIPDSSTGDWQPLIDALPNLEAQALQAPKPIEIDIHNRQVRLFLPSFDKKQVKLTQYGPEVTVEAGDQRRNIPLPPALSGRPVAGAKFQNNYLIISF
- a CDS encoding ABC transporter permease, with amino-acid sequence MKLSVKSNSTWLQMWRYWELLHVLVARNLKVRYRGSFLGVYWSLLNPLIMTGLYTAIFGATFASYYNNSIPNYVLAAFTGLVVINFFSSSTSQALSSVVGNGSLLNKIRLPVSIFPISMIAANVFQFAVGVLPLLGIITFVKSKSLVNVLALLFPFLALVLVCTGVGFLVSALYVFFRDLPYFYELVIFVIWISSPVFYPPAIVPKTVRAFLGLNPLSPIIESIRQITLSGALPDLSLIWGALLSGIIILSLGWVCFHLWRHQFMDLL
- a CDS encoding Uma2 family endonuclease, which produces MYQTDPPRPPQETMPTMYDLPSELVGESGLPDEFHRIQADLLSETCQPLTYPSEEILLASDLNLYYDPRHTLWYKRPDWYMVLGLPSASQQQDLRLSYVIWQEGVVPFLIVELLSPGTEQEDLGKTLREVNRPPTKWEVYERILRVPYYVVYDRYENRLRAFQLIGTRYEAISLPENRLWLEELELGLGLWQGSYQQTTGLWLRWYNAAGWVPTRGEKAEQERQRAERLAEYLRSQGVDPDNLS